One part of the Pecten maximus chromosome 1, xPecMax1.1, whole genome shotgun sequence genome encodes these proteins:
- the LOC117325047 gene encoding 60S ribosomal protein L18-like → MGIDICHKGNRKVLRKEPKSQDIYLRLLVKLYRFLARRTNAKFNKIVLRRLFMSKTNTPPMSLARVVRLMKKPGRENKMAVVVGTITEDLRLLDVPKLRICALKVTERARARILKTGGEIITFDQLALRSPKGQNTVLMQGARKARKAYRHFGRAPGVPHSHTAPYVRSKGRKFERARGRRASRGYKA, encoded by the exons ATG GGCATTGACATCTGCCACAAAGGCAACAGGAAGGTCCTAAGGAAGGAACCCAAGAGTCAAGATATTTATCTTCGACTCTTGGTGAAA CTATACAGGTTCCTTGCCAGACGTACCAATGCCAAGTTTAACAAGATAGTGCTAAGGAGGCTTTTTATGAGCAAGACCAATACACCACCAATGTCTTTGGCGAGAGTA GTCCGACTCATGAAGAAACCCGGCCGtgaaaacaagatggctgtTGTTGTTGGAACTATCACTGAAGATCTAAGGTTATTGGATGTCCCTAAACTGAGG ATTTGTGCCCTGAAAGTAACAGAGAGGGCTCGTGCTCGCATCCTCAAAACTGGTGGAGAAATCATCACATTTGATCAGTTGGCACTCAGGTCACCCAAAGGACAAAACACAGTGTTGATGCAAG gAGCCCGTAAAGCCAGGAAGGCTTACAGACACTTTGGACGTGCTCCTGGTGTACCACACAGCCACACAGC ACCGTATGTGCGATCTAAGGGCAGGAAGTTCGAAAGAGCTCGTGGACGAAGAGCCAGCAGAGGTTACAAGGCTTAA